In the Planctomycetaceae bacterium genome, AGCCGCGAATTGATGATGTCATCCTGAGCTCCCACACCCATCAGCTGATTCATCATATCTCGCCCCGCACTATCCATCGACTGCGAGAGGAAGAGACTGATGTCTTCGTTATTATCGATCGCCTGGCGCAGCCCCATATAGAGAGTCTTCGCCCGGGTGGTTTCTTCGCGGGCGTTGGCCAGATCCTGTGCCAGGATACGAATCTGTTCTACCGCGATACTTAACACGCCCTGATCACTGCCGGAATCGACGATATCCGGATTGGCAGATTTCAGGCGAAGACGTTCGGTGGTCTTCTGTATCAGTTGATTCTCAAACTCCGTCAACTTTGACTGCAGCGTGCGGAGATTCTGTTCCGAGTCACCCTGGTGTGTCTCATTCATATAGTGTTCGTATGACGACAGCAGCGTTCGCAGCATCATCTGAGCACAGGCGGGATCGCGAGAGCGATACTTGAGTTCAAGAATGGTCGTGCCGAAGGGAGATGAGACGCGAAGGTTATCGCGCACTTCTTCAACCCAGAGAGATTCTGAAACTCCGACCAGATCAACTCGGTATTTTTTTGGCAACCTCACCAGCGCTCGGCTGATGACTTCGTCACTGGACATCAGCTGTTGAAAGGTCGGCATGTCCGCACTGGGGCTGTCGTTCTTCTGAACACCGTCCTCGGTGACTCCGGACCCTTTGCGGACGATGTGCAGTTGAGCAGATGATTCGTAACGGCGCTCGGCGACGACGTAATAGGCCGCTCCGCAAAGGCCAACAGCAACGATGGTCGCCAGCAGGATTCCGCTGCGCATTCGCACGGTGCGCAGGAAGCGGAAGACAGAATGCAGAGTTGTCGCAGCGCTATGCTGGCCAAGTTGCTGCATCATCATCAGATTTCTGTCGTCCATCGACATTGATCGGCTTCCTGCCCGTGTCTTTAAACAGACTGTGTAGTCAACAAAACTGGTGCGTGGCTTCCGCTGCGAAATTCGTCAGAACAGAGTCCCGACACTTCCGCTGACGCCAAATCGAATGATCTGCAGTGCTTCCATGAACACTGTGCCGGGCGTTTGCTCTACAGAAACAACGTCGCCCGGACCAAGTCGAATATTCGAATCACCGCTTCGCTTCGCCTTGTAAATTGTCAGTTCAATGACTGCCGGGTTCGCTCCATTGGCTACCGGACGAATCACATACACTTTGTTGGCTAACTGGTTTGAAATGCCTCCGGCCAGCGCGATGGCGTCCAGGACGTGAATATCTTTTCCAACCGGGAAGTCATACTTGCCGGGATTTTTCACGAGGCCAATCACTGAAACCGGATCCGGGTCCCGCTTCTCGACCATGATGACGCCGCCGTCGCTCACGAGATAATCGCCACCTCCGTCTTTCGAAGCAGAAATCAGGTTGATGCGATAGGAATTCATCGAACGAGTTGAGGCGACCGGTGTTTCTGCGCTGGACGAGCTGACTGGCGAATAGGGATTTTGAGGATCCCCGGCAATGGCCGGACGATCGTAACTTGCGGACACAGGGTTTCGAACCTCCACATTCTCGCCTGCGTTTTCTGCCAGGCCACCAGCCTCTGCGATCGCCGAAACAACATCGCTCGCCGAGGGGGGAAGTTCGTAAATCCCTGGCTGCTTCACCGCCCCCAGAACGCGAATGCGATTCTTTCGGGCATGCGAAACGGTGACCGTTACAGAAGGATTCTTGTAGAGGTTCTTCTTGATGGCTTCCATTCGAATCAGAGATTCGGCTGCCTGCGGTGGGTAACCAGCCAGCTGAATGGTGCCGATCTCCGGAAGGGATGCGTTTCCGTCATCCGCGATCCGGGACGACAGTTTGACCTGATCTTTTTCTGTGAGCCCCGCTGCAATGGAAACATCCAGCACATCGCCCGGGCCCAGGACTTCGCTGCTTCCATTCGCGCTGGCGAGCCCCGACAGATCGGCCTCCTGCGGATTCGACTGCGCAGCAAGTCGCAGCGACATCGGGAGCGATTCGGCGAAGAAATGATTGTCCGACCGACAGCCTGTGAGGATGCACAACAGGGCGACCGTTATGAAAAACGGAGCCTGCGAATCCTTCGCGTTGCCGCCTGTGCGTCTGTAGTTCATCGAAGATTTCTCATTCGTCATTTGCAAACCCGATCGTCCGAATGGATGAATCGAGCCGCAAAGTGGAGTTCTGAAATCACACACCCGACACAATGTCTCTGGTGAGCGACGAAGAGGAGGGAGAGTGAGAGTGCTTATGATGGGTCGCTGAAGCAACGCTGGTACGCTTTTTCAGCAATTGAGCGGATTCGAACGGCAATCCCAGCCGAAAGTCCTCCGATCAAACCACAGAGTTCTACGGAAATGGATCGGAATGGGTCAAGATGAATGTCACTCGGGCCAGCGACGCCGCTTTCATGGCTGCCTGTTCTTTGTAAACGGGCTATTCTGCCGCCAATGACGGGGTCTGCACTGTCTGGAACGGAATGTCCGCACTCTGTCGATCATCGATTCAGACATCGATTCAGGTCAGAAATCAACCATCGTCCACGATTTACGATGGCATGCGAGTTCTGAGTTCTTTGCGCAGGCTGGGGTGATTGGCTGTTCGGCCTGCTGAGGCGTGTCTGGGTGGAATGCGGTGATTTGGTGGAGCTGCTGGCTTCGGTGAGAGCATCCGACCTATTTCAGGATGCGGCTTCGGCGACAGCCTTCATTTTTTGCAGCCCTTCCACGGCGACTTCCAGGGGATTCTTTTCCCAAAGGTCCGGGCGAAACAATTCCAGCGAGAGAAATCCCTGATATCCAACTGTCCGCAGCAGGTCACAGTAGCGCCGCAAGTCAACTGCTCCGTCGCCAGGCATGACACGGTCCGGATCCCGCTGAGTTGACGGTTCGGGCTCGGCCGGTGCGTCATTGAAATGAGAAACCGCAATCTGCGTCGGTCTTAATTTGCTGATGGATTCCATCGTCCCGCCACCGACAAAGCAGTGAAACGGGTCGAGAACGATGCAGGCAGCCGGATGATTGGCGCCCTCAATGATCTGGATCGCATCGTCGATTGTTTTGATGTCTTCAACAAAACCGAGGTATTCGAATGCGGGGCGGACACCATATTTTCGACCGATTTCAAGCAGGTGATGGTAACGTTCTGCTCCCAGAGCACGGTCAGCATGGCCGTGAGGTGGTCCGGCCACTGTGAACTCGGCGCCAACCGCGGCAGCCTGTTCAAATTTCCTGTGGGCGTCCTGAATTGCCTGAGCGTACTCGTCACCTTCCGACTGGAACCATTGTTTCAAATGAATGGTGGTGGGAACTTTCAGTCCGCTGGTCTGCAGTGACTGACGCAGTTGCTGAAGCGTTCCACCTTCGGCAAGGAACAGGTCGATATCATCGTGCCACAATTCAATCCCTTCGAAGCCAGCTTCTGCGGCCACTGCAATTTTCTGCAGGATGGGCGTCGTTTTGATCGTGCTTGAATTCAGGCTGTAGCGAAATGCAGACATAGGAGGACTGTGTTTCAGAATGGATTTTGTTTCACCCGATTCTTAGAGCCAGGGAGTGCCTGGATTGGCATATCAGCTCCGGGTGTGACGGCGGGATCGGGCCACTCCTGTGGTTTCGGCAGCTTCTGAAGTCGCCGCCACAGAAGGGCTCGGAAACGAATTTGTGCGAGCGTTGAATTGGCAAGGCAAGCGAACGAGTTCAGGCTGATTTGGGCTTCCTTCGGCACGCCAGGCAACGATCTCAGCGAATTTGTACACTTCTAGTGTGCGTGGCGGCAGCAGCCGGGACCGCATGGACCGGCAGACGGCGGCGGGCATGCCGACGTAATTGGCAATGCGGAACCTGATCCCACGTGTCCTGCAGAAGTACTCATCAGTTTTTCAAGTTTCTTTGAGCCGCAATGCGGGCAATCCGGCGTTTCACGCAAACTGACAAGCAATTCCGACTCTTTGTGACATTCTTCGCAAACGAATTCAAAAATAGGCATGGCATTTAACCTTTCATTTCACGACGCAGTGCTTCGATTTCTGCGTCTATCGCTGATTGTTTTAACTGGGCCGCTGCGGACGCTGCGTGCACCGCTGTTTCCGATTCCAGTGGAATTTGTACGTTGTTTCCAGTGAGTTCTGCTAGTCGACGAGTGGCATCTGATTGTCGGGCTTCCAGAGCTTTTTGAATGCGAAGCATGTTTTTCTGCAGGCTGTCGGCAGCTTCCATTTCGGGCAGAATCCCGGCAATCAGCCCTTCGAGTTCGACTTTGCGGGTCAGGGCGTTGCGTGCCTTGATTTCGTCCCCGTCGGACAGATTCCGGCGAGCGATATCCAACCATTCGTCGATTTGTCTTTGGTGCTGATTGACCTCTTCACGCAGACGCTGGTGATTGGCTTCGGAGACTCGCACAGTACGCCGGCAAGCCGCGAGTCCTTCCTCCATTTCCGCGATGACTTCTCGCAGAGTGGTGGCAGGATCGTCGGATGAATTCAGTATCTCGGTCAGATTACAGGTTACGATATCGGTCAGGCGGCTGAAGTGAGGCATGACAGAACTTCTTTGATGGAACGAAAAGCAAAATTCATCGAACAGTTTAGCAGAGACGGTGGTGTCTTGTGTTCCGGACTGGGCCAGGAAACGGTTTTGCTGCCGTCACAGATCATTCCGATTCAGCAAATCCTCGACACGAGAGCAGATACCTTAGTTTTTCCTTGGCCAGTCGGAGGCGGCTTTTGGCCGTGGGCAGACTTGTTTCCATCGCATCAGCAACTTCCGACAGTGTGAGTGACTCGTAGTGGTGCAGTTCAAATGTAGAACGCTGATCCTCCGGCAATTCTTCCAGCAGTTCACGAACAACGACTGCAATTTCTGATGTTTCTGCCCGGGAATCCGGTGGCAGCAAATCGGAAGGAATGGTCTTCAGCAGATCAAATTCATCGTCGCCTGATTTCACCGATTGCCGAAGACTGCGAATCATCACATCGTTCACGGCGCGGCGTGCATGGTCAATCATCAGATTATTGGCAATTCGAAACAGCCAGCCTCGAAAACGGCCTGTGGGCAGATAATCCCACCCCTTGCGATACAGCCGAAGTAACGTCTCCTGCACCAGATCTTCGCAAAGCTGTTCGTCGCGACTGCTGCGGCGAAAAAAGCCAAACAGGGGCCGGCTCCAGACGGCAACGATTTCGTCGAATGCCCCCGGATCGCCTTCCTGAAGGCGAATCATTCGAAGATCGTCTTCGTTATATTGCGATGTGGCAGCAGGAGTGAGGGACATGAGGATCGATGGTCCGGGCTGAATAAGCAGGTCTCTGACGGTTATTTTTCTGATGCGGTGGGCGTGAGAATACCATCTGCAATCGGCATCGTCCCGGCAAAAAGGCCCTGAATGACCCTGGTCATGTGAGACAGATTCAGCTTGTCAACTTCATCGGTCGGTTGATGATAGTCGTTATGAAGCGACCCGGCCGAAAAACTATGGGCGACGACTCCGACGCGCACAAATGACGCATTGTCGCTTCGAGAGTAGAGCATTTCACTAAATTGTCTGTGATGAAACACCGTCATGCCCACACGTGCCGCTCCGGCGGCCATCTGCTCACCAAGGTTGGAGTGTTCCCAGCCGGTGCCCCAGGCTTTGCCTTCTGCGTTTTCTTCCGGGCGACCGATCATTTCGATGTTGATGTTGGCCACAATTTTTTCCAGCGGCCAAAGTGGATGTTCAACAAAATACTTTGAACCGCGAAGCCCCTGCTCCTCTCCCCAGAATGTCATAAAGATGACGGTCCGTTTGGGAGGTTCAGGAAGCGAGGAAAATGCATCGGCCATCGTCAAGACCGCCGTCACGCCGGTGGCATTGTCGTCCGCCCCATTGTTGATCCGATCCTGTCCTTCATTCAGAGTACCAATGTGATCCAGATGAGCCGAAATGATGACGGCCTCTTGTCGCAGTTCAGGATCTGATCCGGAAAGCACCCCAATCACATTATGGACGGGTGCCGTCGTTCGGGTATTGGCTGGTACTTTTGCCGTCAGGTTTCCTTCGACTGGAAAGTCAAGAGGAGCAATCAGCACAGGAACCGCAGGGTGGTATTGTTCGGGCAGATTCACAGGATCTGACCTCATCTGATCGGCAATCTGCCAGAGAGGACTGTCATCTGCGGACCGAATAATCACGAGAGAAGCCCCGGCTTCTGTGAACGGCCGAATCCGGCGGGACCACACCGACATCACCCGTGCCGGGCTGCTCAGCATTTGAGGAGCCAGCATGATGTCCTCGATGACGATGACCTGCACAGCTCCGGAGTCTGCCACCTTTGTCGTCAATGAACCGGCAATCTCAAGCTCTTCCGGCCGCCCCCAAAGGATCCTCAAACGATCATCCGGAGTGTTGTTCACCGACACCTTTGGTAACGGCCGTCCCGGACCTTCCATTTCAATCTGGTGTGTCTGATAAAAACTGCCATTGTCCTGGATGCTGGTGAGACCAGCTCCACGAAATCGCGCTGCGACGTAGGCTGATGCGATGGTCAGCTCCCGGGACGGTGTCGCGCGGCCCGCCATTTCGTCGGATGCCAGAAAGGCGACCGCTGAAAGGACACTCCCTTCGCGAATGCCTTCGATGGCCGTTTTCTGCGCATCGGTTAATTCCGGCACGACGATCTCACTATCGACCGCGGATACCGACTCCGTGTTTGACAGCAGGCAAAGCCCGCACAGCAACAGCCCTGTGGCAGAAAAAACACGAAACCTTGAAATCGGGTATGACATTGCACCATGTCTTCGCTGCAGGACGTTTCCGGGGAAGCTCAAAGAATCGGATCAAGACCGCCAGAGCGTGACATTCTGGCGGCGAAACCTGAGGGTGAAACATTCGTCGGCCGATTCCAGCGCCCACGAATTCCAGTCTTGGACCGGTACGTCAGATCTGCGAACACCCATCCAGTCGGCGAATGAAAACGTTTCGCAACCACACTTCGCTGTTGTGGTCGGTCAACATCAGACGACCCACGGTGTTTTGGCCGAATCCTTCATGGTTCCTGAACTTGCTGTTTGCGACGGCCTCCATCCATCGGGGAGTGCCAAAGTACTCGTCAATAATCAACCGCCCGTTCATCCAGTGTCGAACCCGTCCATTCTGAACAACAATGCGTCCGACATTGTAGTCGCTCAACGGTTTATAGTCCCGCACGTAGAAAGGCTGTGAAGGGACGAACAGGTCGTACAGAGACGCGGTGCGGTGTTTCTCTGCCATCTTCGGAAATGCCTGATCGTCCTGAATCTGGTACTCCAGACCAAGCAGCGAATTGCCGTACTTTTTGACCCGGTACTTGATTCCGTTATTGCCTTTTTCTGAGATTCGATATTCGAACCACAAGTCAAAGTCACCAAACTCATCCCGGGAAATCAGGTTGCCACCTTTGCCGGACAAATGCAAAACGCCTCCCGGTTCAAGCACCCATCCACCATCGACCGGCTTTCCATCAGCCTTTGTCCACTGACTGAGAGAAGTATCCGAAATCAGATTGGTGTAACCCTGTGCCAGAGCGTTTGAACCGTCCAGGCAGAGCTGGCACCAGGAGATCAGAAGTGCAGCCATGGTGAATGACGAGCGTGCAGGAACCATCGAAGAATCCTCAAAGAGTTCAGGGATCACAAAACAGCGTCGGATCAGGATCCATGTTTTAGAGCACACAGGAACCTGACGCGACAATCAGACGCCCGTTTTCTTGAGGCACGCATAAATTGGTCGCCGGGCTGACGTGGTAATCCGGACGGCCCGAAGGGGACGGTTCTTAAGGACCGATTTCCGCCTGATAGTTATGCCGGTCCAACAATGCTGCTCAATTGATTC is a window encoding:
- a CDS encoding M28 family peptidase, which codes for MSYPISRFRVFSATGLLLCGLCLLSNTESVSAVDSEIVVPELTDAQKTAIEGIREGSVLSAVAFLASDEMAGRATPSRELTIASAYVAARFRGAGLTSIQDNGSFYQTHQIEMEGPGRPLPKVSVNNTPDDRLRILWGRPEELEIAGSLTTKVADSGAVQVIVIEDIMLAPQMLSSPARVMSVWSRRIRPFTEAGASLVIIRSADDSPLWQIADQMRSDPVNLPEQYHPAVPVLIAPLDFPVEGNLTAKVPANTRTTAPVHNVIGVLSGSDPELRQEAVIISAHLDHIGTLNEGQDRINNGADDNATGVTAVLTMADAFSSLPEPPKRTVIFMTFWGEEQGLRGSKYFVEHPLWPLEKIVANINIEMIGRPEENAEGKAWGTGWEHSNLGEQMAAGAARVGMTVFHHRQFSEMLYSRSDNASFVRVGVVAHSFSAGSLHNDYHQPTDEVDKLNLSHMTRVIQGLFAGTMPIADGILTPTASEK
- a CDS encoding PspA/IM30 family protein codes for the protein MPHFSRLTDIVTCNLTEILNSSDDPATTLREVIAEMEEGLAACRRTVRVSEANHQRLREEVNQHQRQIDEWLDIARRNLSDGDEIKARNALTRKVELEGLIAGILPEMEAADSLQKNMLRIQKALEARQSDATRRLAELTGNNVQIPLESETAVHAASAAAQLKQSAIDAEIEALRREMKG
- a CDS encoding SLBB domain-containing protein, producing MNYRRTGGNAKDSQAPFFITVALLCILTGCRSDNHFFAESLPMSLRLAAQSNPQEADLSGLASANGSSEVLGPGDVLDVSIAAGLTEKDQVKLSSRIADDGNASLPEIGTIQLAGYPPQAAESLIRMEAIKKNLYKNPSVTVTVSHARKNRIRVLGAVKQPGIYELPPSASDVVSAIAEAGGLAENAGENVEVRNPVSASYDRPAIAGDPQNPYSPVSSSSAETPVASTRSMNSYRINLISASKDGGGDYLVSDGGVIMVEKRDPDPVSVIGLVKNPGKYDFPVGKDIHVLDAIALAGGISNQLANKVYVIRPVANGANPAVIELTIYKAKRSGDSNIRLGPGDVVSVEQTPGTVFMEALQIIRFGVSGSVGTLF
- a CDS encoding sigma-70 family RNA polymerase sigma factor, with protein sequence MSLTPAATSQYNEDDLRMIRLQEGDPGAFDEIVAVWSRPLFGFFRRSSRDEQLCEDLVQETLLRLYRKGWDYLPTGRFRGWLFRIANNLMIDHARRAVNDVMIRSLRQSVKSGDDEFDLLKTIPSDLLPPDSRAETSEIAVVVRELLEELPEDQRSTFELHHYESLTLSEVADAMETSLPTAKSRLRLAKEKLRYLLSCRGFAESE
- a CDS encoding sugar phosphate isomerase/epimerase, which translates into the protein MSAFRYSLNSSTIKTTPILQKIAVAAEAGFEGIELWHDDIDLFLAEGGTLQQLRQSLQTSGLKVPTTIHLKQWFQSEGDEYAQAIQDAHRKFEQAAAVGAEFTVAGPPHGHADRALGAERYHHLLEIGRKYGVRPAFEYLGFVEDIKTIDDAIQIIEGANHPAACIVLDPFHCFVGGGTMESISKLRPTQIAVSHFNDAPAEPEPSTQRDPDRVMPGDGAVDLRRYCDLLRTVGYQGFLSLELFRPDLWEKNPLEVAVEGLQKMKAVAEAAS
- a CDS encoding DUF1080 domain-containing protein, yielding MVPARSSFTMAALLISWCQLCLDGSNALAQGYTNLISDTSLSQWTKADGKPVDGGWVLEPGGVLHLSGKGGNLISRDEFGDFDLWFEYRISEKGNNGIKYRVKKYGNSLLGLEYQIQDDQAFPKMAEKHRTASLYDLFVPSQPFYVRDYKPLSDYNVGRIVVQNGRVRHWMNGRLIIDEYFGTPRWMEAVANSKFRNHEGFGQNTVGRLMLTDHNSEVWLRNVFIRRLDGCSQI